One region of Papaver somniferum cultivar HN1 unplaced genomic scaffold, ASM357369v1 unplaced-scaffold_131, whole genome shotgun sequence genomic DNA includes:
- the LOC113332335 gene encoding uncharacterized protein LOC113332335, whose amino-acid sequence MSLPPKILHLLWRILQDCVPTREKMVKHVQTIDDIFSLCGNCKEEVQHLFLHCSVTQRIWFDMDTTVLPSVGNLDLFKPDSFIHDFKNYISEIEANIITPRSISRSTSIPLKWLAPVDFEIKINFDVSFITKRLPVGVGLIARNSAGTFIAAKGSSSTAVDEKQREAIAALEALKWAKERNFTELHLEGDIINVVDAINGITGRINWTTNSVIQECLVLLNSFSRWKCSHIKREANRVADDLEKYARSNAN is encoded by the exons ATGAGTTTACCTCCTAAAATTCTCCATCTCCTATGGAGAATTCTTCAAGACTGTGTTCCTACTAGAGAAAAAATGGTTAAACATGTTCAAACCATTGATGACATTTTTTCTTTATGTGGTAATTGTAAGGAAGAAGTTCAACATCTTTTTTTGCATTGTTCTGTTACTCAGCGTATTTGGTTTGATATGGATACCACTGTGCTTCCCTCTGTTGGTAATCTGGATTTG TTCAAGCCAGATAGCTTTATCCATGATTTTAAAAATTATATTTCAGAGATTGAAGCAAACATTATAACCCCACGGAGTATTAGTAGAAGTACTTCTATACCTCTGAAGTGGTTGGCACCTGtagattttgaaatcaaaataaattttgatgtctcTTTTATTACTAAAAGGTTACCAGTGGGTGTGGGACTAATAGCTCGCAACTCTGCAGGAACTTTCATTGCAGCAAAAGGTAGTTCATCAACAGCTGTAGATGAAAAGCAAAGGGAGGCTATTGCAGCGCTGGAAGCACTGAAATGGGCTAAGGAAAGGAATTTTACGGAGCTGCACTTGGAAGGCGACATCATCAATGTAGTGGATGCAATTAATGGAATCACTGGTAGAATAAATTGGACGACAAATAGTGTCATCCAAGAATGTCTTGTTTTACTTAATTCATTTAGTAGATGGAAATGCTCTCATATTAAAAGAGAAGCGAATAGAGTGGCTGATGATTTAGAAAAATATGCAAGATCTAACGCAAACTAG